A stretch of Henckelia pumila isolate YLH828 chromosome 4, ASM3356847v2, whole genome shotgun sequence DNA encodes these proteins:
- the LOC140864199 gene encoding 26S proteasome non-ATPase regulatory subunit 14 homolog, whose protein sequence is MSGMERLQRMFAGAGGALGHPPPDSPTLDSSEQVYISSLALLKMLKHGRAGVPMEVMGLMLGEFVDEYTVRVVDVFAMPQSGTGVSVEAVDHVFQTNMLDMLKQTGRPEMVVGWYHSHPGFGCWLSGVDINTQQSFEALNQRAVAVVVDPIQSVKGKVVIDAFRLINPQTMMLGQEPRQTTSNLGHLNKPSIQALIHGLNRHYYSIAINYRKNELEEKMLLNLHKKKWTDGLTLQRFDAHSKTNEQTVQEMLNLAVKYNKAVQEEDELPPEKLVIANVGRQDAKKHLEEHVSNLMSSNIVQTLGTMLDTVVF, encoded by the exons ATGTCAGGCATGGAGAGACTACAACGCATGTTCGCCGGCGCAGGAGGCGCTCTCGGCCATCCTCCACCGGACTCACCCACCCTTGACTCCTCCGAACAGGTCTACATCTCGTCGTTGGCTCTCCTCAAAATGCTGAAGCACG GTAGAGCCGGAGTGCCGATGGAAGTGATGGGGTTGATGCTGGGCGAGTTTGTGGATGAGTACACGGTACGGGTGGTTGACGTTTTCGCGATGCCTCAGAGTGGAACCGGGGTCAGTGTTGAGGCTGTGGATCACGTTTTCCAGACTAATATGCTTGATATGCTAAAGCAAACCGGCAG ACCTGAGATGGTGGTGGGTTGGTATCATTCACATCCTGGTTTTGGATGTTGGCTTTCTGGTGTTGACATTAACACTCAGCAG AGTTTTGAAGCTTTGAATCAAAGAGCAGTAGCAGTGGTGGTAGATCCAATCCAGAGTGTTAAAGGAAAGGTTGTAATCGATGCATTTCGCCTGATTAACCCCCAAACCATGATGCTTGGTCAAGAGCCGAGACAGACGACATCCAACCTTGGTCATTTAAACAAGCCATCTATTCAA GCTCTGATACATGGTTTGAACCGGCATTATTACTCCATAGCCATAAATTACAGGAAAAATGAACTTGAGGAGAAAATGCTCCTGAATCTTCACAAGAAAAAATGGACTGATGGACTAACTCTTCAGCGGTTTGATGCCCACTCCAAAACGAATGAGCAGACTGTCCAG GAGATGTTGAATCTAGCTGTCAAATACAACAAAGCAGTTCAGGAAGAGGACGAGTTGCCACCAGAAAAACTTGTCATTGCCAATGTGGGGAGGCAAGACGCAAAAAAACATCTCGAGGAACACGTCTCAAACTTGATGTCTTCAAACATCGTCCAGACACTGGGGACGATGCTGGACACGGTAGTCTTCTAG
- the LOC140860000 gene encoding probable protein phosphatase 2C 12 — translation MLSKSDDHHTVPLSVLLKRELANEKIERPEISHGQANQSKKGEDLTFIKAECERVLGDGVTTYSVFALFDGHNGSAAAIYSKENLLTNILRAIPPDLNSNEWISALPRALVAGFVKTDKDFQEKAQTSGTTVTFVIIEGWIATVASVGDSRAILESCEGEIYYLSADHRLECSEEERERITSSGGEVGRLNTGGGTEIGPLRCWPGGLCLSRSIGDMDVGEFIVPVPYVKQVKLSTTGGRLIISSDGVWDALSAETAFECSRGMPPDAAASEIVKEAVQLKGLRDDTTCIVVDIKPPEKHDPPKPPPKKQGKGVFKSMFRKKPSESSSQVDKEEFLEPDAVEELFEEGSASLSERLDSKYPICNMFKLFMCAVCQVEIKPGEGISIHAGTSDPRKLRPWDGPFLCLTCQEKKEAMEGKRPSGAGSRYSSGSE, via the exons ATGTTGTCCAAGAGTGATGACCATCATACTGTCCCattatctgttttattaaaGCGGGAATTGGCCAATGAGAAGATTGAGAGGCCTGAAATCTCACATGGTCAGGCCAATCAGAGTAAGAAAGGCGAGGACTTGACGTTTATTAAGGCCGAATGTGAACGGGTATTAGGTGATGGAGTCACCACGTATTCGGTTTTTGCG TTATTTGATGGCCATAATGGATCTGCGGCTGCTATATATTCCAAAGAGAATCTCTTGACCAACATTTTGCGTGCTATCCCACCAGATCTTAACAGTAATGAATGGATCTCGGCGTTGCCCAGGGCTTTGGTTGCAGGGTTCGTGAAAACAGATAAAGATTTCCAGGAAAAAG CGCAAACTTCGGGCACAACAGTGACATTTGTCATAATTGAAGGATGGATTGCAACAGTTGCTTCAGTTGGTGATTCTCGTGCCATACTTGAATCCTGTGAGGGGGAAATATATTATCTGTCAGCAGATCATAGACTTGAATGCAGTGAAGAAGA GAGGGAAAGAATAACGTCTAGTGGAGGTGAGGTAGGGCGGCTTAATACTGGAGGTGGCACAGAG ATTGGTCCGTTGAGATGTTGGCCTGGTGGATTGTGTCTTTCACGATCTATTGGAGATATGGATGTTGGAGAATTCATAGTTCCAGTTCCTTATGTAAAGCAAGTGAAG CTATCAACAACTGGAGGCAGGCTTATTATCTCAAGTGATGGTGTTTGGGACGCATTATCTGCAGAAACAGCTTTTGAGTGTTCTCGAGGGATGCCACCAGATGCTGCAGCATCCGAAATTGTCAAA GAAGCCGTACAGTTAAAAGGTCTTCGAGATGATACTACATGTATTGTGGTAGATATAAAACCTCCAGAGAAGCATGATCCTCCGAAACCACCTCCAAAGAAGCAAGGGAAAGGAGTTTTTAAGTCCATGTTTCGCAAAAAACCTTCTGAATCATCTTCTCAGGTTGACAAGGAAGAATTCCTCGAGCCAGATGCTGTAGAGGAATTATTTGAGGAAGGATCTGCTTCACTTTCAGAAAG GTTGGACTCGAAGTACCCAATCTGCAATATGTTCAAGTTATTCATGTGCGCAGTTTGCCAAGTGGAAATAAAACCTGGAGAAGGTATATCCATACATGCAGGAACATCTGACCCAAGAAAGTTACGGCCTTGGGATGGTCCCTTCCTTTGCTTGACCTGCCAAGAGAAGAAAGAAGCCATGGAAGGGAAAAGACCTTCTGGAG CTGGCTCTAGATATAGCAGTGGAAGTGAATAG
- the LOC140861936 gene encoding BRI1 kinase inhibitor 1-like, protein MEIQSQIERDTEEETPSESKSNPLSPTSSPNHDFSFTHSLHPQSKVPDRNKSNPSFIDLSPADKIFFHGHLLPLHYLSNHPVFPRSSTDSFDSFTLPIEEFSGGYNSSSYTYTDQQDQYISIDDHINPTCQESCSSSSVLQEEGISRKPRPFSFFGFSKWRKGCHDEKHDKGRQETERKQKRKPKFNLSTVVKRYMRLINPFLSFRNRRMNPRFQGQTYTSFSGNLRVRNKKELRGRRGEFSAPASMRNSPTNSGLLVASGTATPTARDSTMEEVQAAIQSAIAYCKKSVAAEETIHVI, encoded by the coding sequence ATGGAAATACAGTCTCAAATCGAAAGAGATACAGAAGAAGAGACTCCTAGTGAATCCAAATCCAATCCACTGTCGCCAACATCCTCTCCCAACCATGATTTCTCCTTCACACACTCCCTCCATCCGCAGTCGAAAGTTCCGGATCGAAACAAGTCCAACCCTTCATTTATCGACTTGTCACCTGCAGACAAAATTTTCTTCCATGGACATTTACTTCCCCTGCACTACCTCTCTAATCACCCTGTCTTCCCGCGCTCCTCCACCGATTCATTCGACAGTTTCACGCTCCCCATCGAAGAATTTTCCGGAGGATATAACTCGAGCTCCTATACTTACACCGACCAGCAAGATCAATACATCAGCATTGATGATCATATTAATCCCACTTGCCAAGAAAGTTGCAGCAGCAGCAGTGTCTTGCAAGAAGAAGGGATATCTAGGAAACCAAGACCCTTCTCCTTTTTCGGGTTTTCGAAATGGAGAAAGGGGTGTCATGATGAAAAACATGACAAGGGTAGACAAGAAACAGAGCGAAAACAGAAAAGAAAGCCCAAGTTCAACTTAAGCACTGTCGTGAAAAGATACATGAGATTGATAAatccatttctttcttttaGAAACAGGAGAATGAATCCTCGGTTCCAGGGGCAAACTTACACGTCGTTTTCGGGGAATTTACGTGTAAGAAACAAGAAGGAACTGAGGGGAAGGAGAGGAGAGTTCTCAGCACCAGCTTCAATGAGGAATTCTCCTACAAACAGTGGCCTTTTGGTGGCAAGTGGAACTGCTACTCCTACGGCAAGAGACAGTACCATGGAAGAAGTACAGGCTGCAATCCAATCCGCAATTGCTTATTGCAAGAAATCCGTTGCTGCTGAAGAAACAATACATGTGATATAA
- the LOC140866202 gene encoding protein DCL, chloroplastic-like produces the protein MDLISFSNSTPIGPFRRKSISQNLTASPFLLSFPFNGPRFRINLTIKSRSAGGGALRSGEETAAYGSEILRKPAVLHSADEMPEKVSGKLGGGGSDTWVDWEDQILEDTVPLVGFVRMILHSGKYESGDKLSQEHEQIILERLLAYHPECGKKIGCGVDYVTIGYHPNFEGSRCLFLVRKDGELVDFSYWKCLKGLIQKNYPLYADSFILRHFRKRKRYD, from the exons ATGGATTTAATCTCTTTTTCGAATTCTACACCAATCGGTCCCTTTCGAAGAAAATCCATCTCACAGAACCTAACTGCATCGCCATTTTTGTTATCTTTTCCATTCAATGGTCCAAGATTCCGTATTAATCTGACGATAAAGTCCAGGTCGGCCGGAGGTGGGGCGTTGAGGAGCGGTGAGGAGACGGCAGCTTATGGGTCGGAGATTCTGAGGAAGCCTGCTGTGTTACACTCTGCCGATGAAATGCCGGAGAAAGTAAGTGGGAAATTGGGTGGTGGAGGTAGTGATACCTGGGTGGATTGGGAGGACCAGATTTTGGAGGATACCGTACCGCTGGTGGGCTTTGTGAGAATGATCCTGCATTCTGGAAA ATATGAAAGTGGAGATAAATTGAGTCAAGAACATGAGCAAATAATTCTTGAGAGGTTGCTTGCATATCACCCTGAGTGTGGAAAGAAGATAGGATGTGGAGTTGATTACGTCAcg ATTGGGTACCATCCTAATTTTGAGGGCTCGAGATGTTTATTCCTAGTCCGTAAAGATGGAGAATTGGTGGATTTCTCCTACTGGAAATGCTTGAAGGGTTTGATCCAGAAAAATTATCCTCTATATGCAGACAGTTTTATCCTCAGGCATTTTAGAAAGAGAAAACGTTACGACTGA
- the LOC140866531 gene encoding bZIP transcription factor TRAB1-like, with protein METDKNFDNHRPVEGDGAGAFSFPLSRQASIYSLTFDEFQNTVGGIGKDFGSMNMDEFLKNIWSTAEENQNINGSITGGGGQEGGSHILQRQGSLTIPRTVSLKTVDEVWQEMLKECGGGINIESSGGVVVGRQPTLGEITLEDFLAKAGVVRDDDVHIIAGKRNDPWDFGSFENHEQENGSTALMKTINNGGINAESCSINLITMQPPNTPLNINFGGRQEPLQQLRHSPGARAGILGNITTPKMNNSNTATGIVHNSTTQGGGLGIHGLGNNIGVGFSTGSPAVSSDSLKGNGDMSSSPSPYMFSGLRGRKMAAVEKVLERRQRRMIKNRESAARSRARKQAYTRELEEEVAKLKDENQQLQKKQAGMRAMQKNLIREMTNQQTNEAKKPCLRRTNTGPW; from the exons ATGGAGACTGATAAGAATTTTGATAATCACCGGCCGGTGGAGGGAGACGGCGCCGGGGCGTTTAGTTTCCCTTTGTCGAGGCAGGCCTCAATCTATTCATTGACTTTCGATGAGTTCCAAAACACGGTGGGGGGAATCGGGAAGGATTTTGGGTCGATGAACATGGATGAGTTTTTGAAGAACATATGGAGTACTGCAGAGGAAAACCAGAACATTAATGGATCTATTACTGGTGGAGGCGGGCAAGAAGGGGGTAGCCATATTCTGCAGAGGCAGGGATCATTGACTATTCCTCGGACAGTGAGCCTAAAGACGGTGGATGAAGTTTGGCAGGAAATGTTGAAGGAGTGTGGTGGGGGAATTAATATAGAGTCGAGCGGTGGAGTAGTGGTTGGCCGCCAACCGACGTTAGGGGAGATCACACTGGAGGATTTCTTGGCCAAAGCCGGGGTCGTTAGAGACGACGATGTTCATATAATAGCTGGAAAGCGTAATGATCCTTGGGATTTCGGATCATTTGAAAACCATGAGCAAGAAAATGGGAGTACTGCACTTATGAAAACTATCAATAATGGTGGGATTAATGCTGAAAGCTGTAGCATTAATCTGATCACTATGCAACCACCTAATACACCATTGAACATAAATTTCGGGGGCAGGCAGGAGCCACTGCAACAGTTGCGTCATTCTCCGGGTGCTAGAGCCGGAATCCTGGGGAATATTACAACTCCGAAAATGAACAATAGTAATACAGCCACAGGGATAGTACACAACAGTACTACACAGGGTGGAGGATTGGGAATTCACGGCTTAGGAAATAATATTGGTGTGGGTTTTTCCACAGGATCACCGGCGGTTTCATCGGACAGCTTAAAGGGTAATGGAGATATGTCGTCGTCGCCATCGCCGTACATGTTCAGCGGTCTGCGGGGAAGGAAAATGGCTGCGGTGGAAAAGGTTCTTGAAAGGAGGCAAAGGAGAATGATCAAGAATAGAGAATCCGCCGCAAGATCCCGGGCTCGGAAGCag GCATACACGAGGGAATTGGAAGAAGAAGTTGCGAAACTCAAGGACGAAAACCAACAACTGCAGAAGAAacag GCAGGCATGAGGGCAATGCAGAAGAATCTG ATTCGAGAGATGACGAACCAGCAGACGAACGAGGCTAAGAAACCATGCTTGAGAAGGACGAATACAGGTCCCTGGTAG
- the LOC140863231 gene encoding THO complex subunit 5B isoform X2, translated as MEETMAEPGEILPERNVDISSLYDVLQLSKTSIEDIVAKMLDIKKEARSESHLRELVTQVLLNFVSLRQANRSILLEEDRVKAETERAKTPVDFTTLQLHNLMYEKNHYVKAIKACKDFRTKYPDIDLVPEEEFFSDASEEIKSPVLSTDSNHDLMLKRLNYEQFQRKELCKLRDKLEQQKKALQETIADRKKFLSSLPSHLKALKKASLPVQNQLGVLHTKKLKQQQLAELLPPPLYVTYSQLFAQKEAFGENIELEITGNIKDALAFARQLANKDTDDDVPDEEDDGQRRRKRPKKVPGRENLDQSGIYQSHPLKISLHIHDDEASNSNLAKLITLKFEYLIKLNVVCVGVEDSVEVPPNSILCNLFPDDTGLELPQQSAKLCIGNSCSFDERRTLRPYKWAQHLAGIDFLPEVSPLVSVSEDPNMETVKHSSILSGLSLYRQQNRVETVVQRIRARKKAQLALKDLLGSLTKRNWPTLTCENVPWASHTPRCNLHGWLSLAFACDNNTSLPVTDMGHGERPASFDEDSKSALSKEEMETTTEDGELPSLFPVATGVNNVKLTPSKGNEVEHSRKLGYISKSIISPMSKGKSPSFKKYEEDIDLMVESENELDEPVQVEEVSDDASPLGALGMVKNSWADCGVQEYSLVLMRKLDNGSENMKLEAKIKISSEYPLRPPHFELGIHSSSQGDDSKWSNELRAMEAEVNVHILKMIPFDLENSVLAHQVLCLAMMFDFFLDDEHTSPEKRTCTSVIDVGLGKPVIGRLISRSFRGRDHRKMISWKDHICTPGYPY; from the exons ATGGAGGAGACGATGGCGGAGCCTGGCGAGATATTGCCGGAGCGTAACGTAGATATCTCGTCGCTATACGATGTATTGCAGCTGAGCAAGACTTCGATCGAGGATATCGTAGCCAAAATGTTGGACATCAAGAAAGAAGCTCGTTCCGAATCCCATCTCCGTGAACTCGTCACCCAAGTTCTCCTCAATTTCGTCTCCCTTCGTCAG GCAAACAGGTCCATCTTGCTCGAAGAAGATCGGGTCAAAGCCGAAACAGAGCGTGCTAAGACCCCAGTGGACTTCACGACCTTGCAGCTCCATAACTTGATGTATGAGAAAAATCACTACGTCAAAGCTATAAAAGCTTGCAAAGATTTCAGGACTAAGTACCCTGATATTGATCTTGTACCTGAGGAAGAGTTTTTCTCTGATGCTTCAGAGGAGATAAAAAGTCCAGTATTATCGACTGATAGCAACCATGACTTGATGCTTAAAAGGCTCAACTATGAGCAATTCCAG CGTAAAGAATTATGCAAGCTACGTGATAAATTGGAACAACAAAAGAAAGCTCTTCAAGAGACCATTGCTGACAGGAAAAAGTTCTTATCAAGCCTCCCTTCACACCTCAAAGCTCTCAAGAAAGCATCCTTGCCCGTGCAGAATCAGTTAGGTGTTCTGCACACCAAGAAATTAAAGCAGCAGCAATTAGCAGAATTGCTTCCACCTCCTCTGTATGTGACCTATTCTCAATTATTTGCTCAAAAGGAAGCCTTTGGAGAGAATATTGAACTGGAGATTACTGGAAATATTAAGGATGCTTTGGCTTTTGCCCGCCAGCTAGCAAACAAGGACACTG ATGATGATGTGcctgatgaagaagatgatggtcAACGGAGGAGAAAGCGACCAAAGAAGGTTCCAGGCAGGGAAAATCTTGACCAGTCTGGAATATATCAGAGTCATCCTCTGAAAATTTCCCTGCACATACATGATGATGAGGCTTCCAATTCAAACTTGGCAAAACTTATCACCTTGAAGTTTGAATACTTGATTAAGTTAAATGTCGTGTGTGTAGGAGTGGAGGATTCTGTCGAAGTTCCTCCAAATAGTATATTGTGCAACTTGTTTCCCGATGACACCGGTCTTGAGCTCCCTCAGCAG TCAGCCAAGCTCTGCATTGGAAATTCTTGTTCATTTGATGAAAGAAGAACTTTACGACCATACAAATGGGCTCAGCATTTGGCAGGCATTGATTTTTTGCCAGAGGTGTCTCCACTGGTTTCAGTTTCTGAAGATCCAAATATGGAAACTGTTAAGCACTCGTCCATTTTATCGGGTCTGTCATTGTATCGTCAGCAAAATAGGGTTGAGACAGTTGTGCAAAGGATTCGTGCTCGGAAAAAGGCCCAGCTGGCTCTTAA GGATTTACTTGGTTCACTGACGAAGCGTAATTGGCCAACTTTAACCTGTGAAAATGTTCCATGGGCCTCGCACACCCCACGCTGCAACTTGCATGGCTGGTTATCCTTGGCTTTTGCGTGTGATAATAATACATCTCTACCTGTCACTGATATGGGGCATGGAGAGCGTCCTGCAAGTTTTGACGAAGACAGCAAGTCTGCTTTGTCCAAAGAAGAGATGGAGACCACAACCGAGGACGGGGAGCTTCCATCTTTGTTTCCAGTTGCTACTGGTGTTAATAATGTTAAATTAACCCCATCGAAAGGAAATGAAGTTGAGCATTCCAGAAAGCTGGGCTACATTTCAAAGAGTATCATTTCTCCGATGAGTAAAGGAAAGTCGCCTAGTTTTAAGAAGTACGAGGAGGATATCGATCTCATGGTGGAATCCGAAAATGAACTGGATGAGCCAGTACAAGTGGAGGAGGTGTCTGATGATGCATCTCCATTGGGAGCACTAGGAATGGTCAAGAATTCATGGGCTGACTGTGGAGTCCAAGAATATAGCCTTGTACTAATGAGAAAATTGGATAATGGTAGCGAGAACATGAAATTAGAAGCCAAG aTAAAGATAAGTTCAGAGTATCCTCTTAGGCCACCTCATTTTGAACTTGGTATACACAGTTCGTCTCAAGGTGATGATTCCAAGTGGTCCAATGAACTTCGTGCAATGGAGGCAGAG GTCAATGTTCACATATTAAAGATGATACCTTTCGATCTGGAAAATTCGGTGTTAGCTCACCAAGTGCTTTGCCTGGCGATGATGTTTGATTTCTTCTTAGATGATGAGCATACATCTCCTGAGAAGAGAACTTGTACTTCAGTAATCGATGTCGGTTTAGGCAAACCTGTGATTGGCCGGCTTATCTCTCGATCCTTTAGAGGCAGAGATCATAGGAAAATGATTTCATGGAAGGACCATATCTGCACTCCCGGCTATCCTTATTAG
- the LOC140863231 gene encoding THO complex subunit 5B isoform X1, whose translation MEETMAEPGEILPERNVDISSLYDVLQLSKTSIEDIVAKMLDIKKEARSESHLRELVTQVLLNFVSLRQANRSILLEEDRVKAETERAKTPVDFTTLQLHNLMYEKNHYVKAIKACKDFRTKYPDIDLVPEEEFFSDASEEIKSPVLSTDSNHDLMLKRLNYEQFQRKELCKLRDKLEQQKKALQETIADRKKFLSSLPSHLKALKKASLPVQNQLGVLHTKKLKQQQLAELLPPPLYVTYSQLFAQKEAFGENIELEITGNIKDALAFARQLANKDTATSTNLENSNLDDDVPDEEDDGQRRRKRPKKVPGRENLDQSGIYQSHPLKISLHIHDDEASNSNLAKLITLKFEYLIKLNVVCVGVEDSVEVPPNSILCNLFPDDTGLELPQQSAKLCIGNSCSFDERRTLRPYKWAQHLAGIDFLPEVSPLVSVSEDPNMETVKHSSILSGLSLYRQQNRVETVVQRIRARKKAQLALKDLLGSLTKRNWPTLTCENVPWASHTPRCNLHGWLSLAFACDNNTSLPVTDMGHGERPASFDEDSKSALSKEEMETTTEDGELPSLFPVATGVNNVKLTPSKGNEVEHSRKLGYISKSIISPMSKGKSPSFKKYEEDIDLMVESENELDEPVQVEEVSDDASPLGALGMVKNSWADCGVQEYSLVLMRKLDNGSENMKLEAKIKISSEYPLRPPHFELGIHSSSQGDDSKWSNELRAMEAEVNVHILKMIPFDLENSVLAHQVLCLAMMFDFFLDDEHTSPEKRTCTSVIDVGLGKPVIGRLISRSFRGRDHRKMISWKDHICTPGYPY comes from the exons ATGGAGGAGACGATGGCGGAGCCTGGCGAGATATTGCCGGAGCGTAACGTAGATATCTCGTCGCTATACGATGTATTGCAGCTGAGCAAGACTTCGATCGAGGATATCGTAGCCAAAATGTTGGACATCAAGAAAGAAGCTCGTTCCGAATCCCATCTCCGTGAACTCGTCACCCAAGTTCTCCTCAATTTCGTCTCCCTTCGTCAG GCAAACAGGTCCATCTTGCTCGAAGAAGATCGGGTCAAAGCCGAAACAGAGCGTGCTAAGACCCCAGTGGACTTCACGACCTTGCAGCTCCATAACTTGATGTATGAGAAAAATCACTACGTCAAAGCTATAAAAGCTTGCAAAGATTTCAGGACTAAGTACCCTGATATTGATCTTGTACCTGAGGAAGAGTTTTTCTCTGATGCTTCAGAGGAGATAAAAAGTCCAGTATTATCGACTGATAGCAACCATGACTTGATGCTTAAAAGGCTCAACTATGAGCAATTCCAG CGTAAAGAATTATGCAAGCTACGTGATAAATTGGAACAACAAAAGAAAGCTCTTCAAGAGACCATTGCTGACAGGAAAAAGTTCTTATCAAGCCTCCCTTCACACCTCAAAGCTCTCAAGAAAGCATCCTTGCCCGTGCAGAATCAGTTAGGTGTTCTGCACACCAAGAAATTAAAGCAGCAGCAATTAGCAGAATTGCTTCCACCTCCTCTGTATGTGACCTATTCTCAATTATTTGCTCAAAAGGAAGCCTTTGGAGAGAATATTGAACTGGAGATTACTGGAAATATTAAGGATGCTTTGGCTTTTGCCCGCCAGCTAGCAAACAAGGACACTG CTACCTCTACGAACTTAGAGAATTCCAATTTAGATGATGATGTGcctgatgaagaagatgatggtcAACGGAGGAGAAAGCGACCAAAGAAGGTTCCAGGCAGGGAAAATCTTGACCAGTCTGGAATATATCAGAGTCATCCTCTGAAAATTTCCCTGCACATACATGATGATGAGGCTTCCAATTCAAACTTGGCAAAACTTATCACCTTGAAGTTTGAATACTTGATTAAGTTAAATGTCGTGTGTGTAGGAGTGGAGGATTCTGTCGAAGTTCCTCCAAATAGTATATTGTGCAACTTGTTTCCCGATGACACCGGTCTTGAGCTCCCTCAGCAG TCAGCCAAGCTCTGCATTGGAAATTCTTGTTCATTTGATGAAAGAAGAACTTTACGACCATACAAATGGGCTCAGCATTTGGCAGGCATTGATTTTTTGCCAGAGGTGTCTCCACTGGTTTCAGTTTCTGAAGATCCAAATATGGAAACTGTTAAGCACTCGTCCATTTTATCGGGTCTGTCATTGTATCGTCAGCAAAATAGGGTTGAGACAGTTGTGCAAAGGATTCGTGCTCGGAAAAAGGCCCAGCTGGCTCTTAA GGATTTACTTGGTTCACTGACGAAGCGTAATTGGCCAACTTTAACCTGTGAAAATGTTCCATGGGCCTCGCACACCCCACGCTGCAACTTGCATGGCTGGTTATCCTTGGCTTTTGCGTGTGATAATAATACATCTCTACCTGTCACTGATATGGGGCATGGAGAGCGTCCTGCAAGTTTTGACGAAGACAGCAAGTCTGCTTTGTCCAAAGAAGAGATGGAGACCACAACCGAGGACGGGGAGCTTCCATCTTTGTTTCCAGTTGCTACTGGTGTTAATAATGTTAAATTAACCCCATCGAAAGGAAATGAAGTTGAGCATTCCAGAAAGCTGGGCTACATTTCAAAGAGTATCATTTCTCCGATGAGTAAAGGAAAGTCGCCTAGTTTTAAGAAGTACGAGGAGGATATCGATCTCATGGTGGAATCCGAAAATGAACTGGATGAGCCAGTACAAGTGGAGGAGGTGTCTGATGATGCATCTCCATTGGGAGCACTAGGAATGGTCAAGAATTCATGGGCTGACTGTGGAGTCCAAGAATATAGCCTTGTACTAATGAGAAAATTGGATAATGGTAGCGAGAACATGAAATTAGAAGCCAAG aTAAAGATAAGTTCAGAGTATCCTCTTAGGCCACCTCATTTTGAACTTGGTATACACAGTTCGTCTCAAGGTGATGATTCCAAGTGGTCCAATGAACTTCGTGCAATGGAGGCAGAG GTCAATGTTCACATATTAAAGATGATACCTTTCGATCTGGAAAATTCGGTGTTAGCTCACCAAGTGCTTTGCCTGGCGATGATGTTTGATTTCTTCTTAGATGATGAGCATACATCTCCTGAGAAGAGAACTTGTACTTCAGTAATCGATGTCGGTTTAGGCAAACCTGTGATTGGCCGGCTTATCTCTCGATCCTTTAGAGGCAGAGATCATAGGAAAATGATTTCATGGAAGGACCATATCTGCACTCCCGGCTATCCTTATTAG